The following proteins are co-located in the Amphiprion ocellaris isolate individual 3 ecotype Okinawa chromosome 7, ASM2253959v1, whole genome shotgun sequence genome:
- the LOC111586735 gene encoding sodium- and chloride-dependent GABA transporter 2-like isoform X1 — protein sequence MQGEVEERGHWGSKVEFLLAVAGNVVGVGNVWRFPYLCYKNGGGAFLVPYLVFVVTCGIPLFLLETTIGQYTQEGGITCWRKLCPLAEGIGYAGQLILLYSCPTYLIILSWALLYLVFSFSPQLPWASCNNYWNTDDCVDFSTNNDSVPWTNLTNSTSAATEFWERRVLAISGGIEDLGSIRWEVLLCLITIWIICYFCIWKGVKSTGKVVYFTATFPYVMLFILLIRGLTLPGALQGVKFYLLPELSRLTDPQVWMEAGTQIFFSYSIGVGSIIVLGSYNKYNNNCYRDCLWLCLLNSGTSVVAGFAVFSVLGFMAHEQGVPIAEVAESGPGLAFIAYPQAVAMMPLPQLWSICFFVMLILLGLDTEFITMEVVMTSFTDLFPNVMRRAGRREKLLVLFCLICFLCQLVMITQGGMYVFQMMDYYACNGVCILFIGVFETLALGRLFGADRLYGIIKDMTGVKANPFFKICWLYLTPLVSLGAFIYSLVEYQPLTFNRWYVYPDWAYVLGWMMTLSSVVLVPGCALFKLITGTGTLRQRFHHLCQPGVGNLPTQKQEGNDSFLPADMKEQNDHLIVSNTLDLALSELQTIK from the exons ATGCAAGGTgaggtggaggagagaggacacTGGGGAAGTAAGGTGGAGTTTCTCCTGGCTGTTGCAGGGAATGTCGTCGGCGTGGGCAATGTGTGGAGGTTTCCTTACCTCTGCTACAAAAATGGAGGGG GTGCATTCTTGGTGCCATATCTGGTATTTGTGGTGACCTGTGGCATACCCCTGTTCCTGCTGGAGACGACCATAGGCCAGTACACTCAGGAGGGCGGCATCACCTGTTGGAGGAAGTTATGTCCACTGGCAGAAG GTATTGGCTATGCAGGGCAGCTGATCCTCCTCTACAGCTGTCCAACTTACCTTATTATTCTGTCCTGGGCGTTGCTCTACCTCGTGTTCTCCTTCAGCCCCCAGCTTCCCTGGGCCAGCTGCAACAACTACTGGAACACAG ATGACTGTGTAGACTTTTCAACAAACAATGACAGTGTACCGTGGACCAACCTGACGAACTCGACCTCTGCAGCCACAGAATTCTGGGA ACGACGTGTGCTGGCTATCTCAGGGGGCATTGAGGACTTAGGCAGCATCAGGTGGGAGGTGCTGTTGTGCCTAATTACTATCTGGATCATCTGCTACTTTTGTATCTGGAAAGGTGTTAAGTCTACAGGCAAG GTAGTATATTTCACTGCTACCTTTCCCTATGTGATGCTGTTCATTCTCCTGATTCGTGGACTCACTCTTCCTGGTGCACTACAAGGAGTGAAGTTTTATCTTCTGCCTGAACTCTCACGGCTCACAGATCCTCAG GTGTGGATGGAGGCTGGGACTCAGATCTTCTTCTCATACAGTATTGGTGTGGGCTCTATAATCGTATTAGGCAGCTACAACAAGTACAACAACAACTGCTACAG gGACTGTCTGTGGCTGTGTCTGCTGAACAGTGGTACCAGTGTTGTAGCTGGGTTTGCAGTTTTCTCAGTGCTTGGATTCATGGCTCATGAGCAGGGCGTTCCCATTGCAGAGGTGGCAGAGTCAG GTCCAGGCTTGGCGTTCATTGCTTATCCTCAGGCTGTAGCCATGATGCCTCTGCCTCAACTGTGGTCCATCTGTTTCTTTGTCATGCTCATTCTCTTGGGTCTGGACACAGAA TTTATCACCATGGAGGTGGTCATGACGTCCTTCACAGATTTGTTTCCAAATGTTATGCGCAGGGCAGGCCGACGGGAGAAGTTACTCGTCCTCTTCTGCCTAATATGCTTTTTATGTCAACTTGTCATGATCACTCAA GGAGGGATGTATGTGTTCCAGATGATGGACTACTATGCTTGTAACGGAGTCTGCATCCTCTTTATTGGTGTATTTGAAACACTGGCACTGGGACGATTATTTG GGGCAGATCGGTTGTATGGCATCATTAAGGACATGACTGGGGTGAAGGCCAACCCTTTTTTCAAAATCTGCTGGCTCTACCTCACACCGCTGGTCTCACTG ggcGCTTTTATATATTCTTTAGTTGAGTACCAGCCTCTGACATTTAATCGCTGGTACGTGTACCCAGACTGGGCATATGTGTTGGGATGGATGATGACTCTCTCATCCGTTGTGCTTGTGCCTGGATGTGCGCTGTTTAAGCTAATCACTGGGACTGGGACCCTCAGACAG CGTTTTCATCACCTGTGTCAACCTGGAGTGGGAAACTTACCGACCCAAAAGCAGGAGGGGAATGACAGTTTCCTACCAGCTGATATGAAAGAACAGAACGATCACCTGATTGTGTCCAACACCTTAGATCTGGCACTGAGCGAGCTACAGACtataaaataa
- the LOC111586735 gene encoding sodium- and chloride-dependent GABA transporter 2-like isoform X2 → MQGEVEERGHWGSKVEFLLAVAGNVVGVGNVWRFPYLCYKNGGGAFLVPYLVFVVTCGIPLFLLETTIGQYTQEGGITCWRKLCPLAEGIGYAGQLILLYSCPTYLIILSWALLYLVFSFSPQLPWASCNNYWNTDDCVDFSTNNDSVPWTNLTNSTSAATEFWERRVLAISGGIEDLGSIRWEVLLCLITIWIICYFCIWKGVKSTGKVVYFTATFPYVMLFILLIRGLTLPGALQGVKFYLLPELSRLTDPQVWMEAGTQIFFSYSIGVGSIIVLGSYNKYNNNCYRDCLWLCLLNSGTSVVAGFAVFSVLGFMAHEQGVPIAEVAESGPGLAFIAYPQAVAMMPLPQLWSICFFVMLILLGLDTEFITMEVVMTSFTDLFPNVMRRAGRREKLLVLFCLICFLCQLVMITQGGMYVFQMMDYYACNGVCILFIGVFETLALGRLFGADRLYGIIKDMTGVKANPFFKICWLYLTPLVSLGAFIYSLVEYQPLTFNRWYVYPDWAYVLGWMMTLSSVVLVPGCALFKLITGTGTLRQTKELQTLHNLLKLLVQDLTTRVKKVSVSFLL, encoded by the exons ATGCAAGGTgaggtggaggagagaggacacTGGGGAAGTAAGGTGGAGTTTCTCCTGGCTGTTGCAGGGAATGTCGTCGGCGTGGGCAATGTGTGGAGGTTTCCTTACCTCTGCTACAAAAATGGAGGGG GTGCATTCTTGGTGCCATATCTGGTATTTGTGGTGACCTGTGGCATACCCCTGTTCCTGCTGGAGACGACCATAGGCCAGTACACTCAGGAGGGCGGCATCACCTGTTGGAGGAAGTTATGTCCACTGGCAGAAG GTATTGGCTATGCAGGGCAGCTGATCCTCCTCTACAGCTGTCCAACTTACCTTATTATTCTGTCCTGGGCGTTGCTCTACCTCGTGTTCTCCTTCAGCCCCCAGCTTCCCTGGGCCAGCTGCAACAACTACTGGAACACAG ATGACTGTGTAGACTTTTCAACAAACAATGACAGTGTACCGTGGACCAACCTGACGAACTCGACCTCTGCAGCCACAGAATTCTGGGA ACGACGTGTGCTGGCTATCTCAGGGGGCATTGAGGACTTAGGCAGCATCAGGTGGGAGGTGCTGTTGTGCCTAATTACTATCTGGATCATCTGCTACTTTTGTATCTGGAAAGGTGTTAAGTCTACAGGCAAG GTAGTATATTTCACTGCTACCTTTCCCTATGTGATGCTGTTCATTCTCCTGATTCGTGGACTCACTCTTCCTGGTGCACTACAAGGAGTGAAGTTTTATCTTCTGCCTGAACTCTCACGGCTCACAGATCCTCAG GTGTGGATGGAGGCTGGGACTCAGATCTTCTTCTCATACAGTATTGGTGTGGGCTCTATAATCGTATTAGGCAGCTACAACAAGTACAACAACAACTGCTACAG gGACTGTCTGTGGCTGTGTCTGCTGAACAGTGGTACCAGTGTTGTAGCTGGGTTTGCAGTTTTCTCAGTGCTTGGATTCATGGCTCATGAGCAGGGCGTTCCCATTGCAGAGGTGGCAGAGTCAG GTCCAGGCTTGGCGTTCATTGCTTATCCTCAGGCTGTAGCCATGATGCCTCTGCCTCAACTGTGGTCCATCTGTTTCTTTGTCATGCTCATTCTCTTGGGTCTGGACACAGAA TTTATCACCATGGAGGTGGTCATGACGTCCTTCACAGATTTGTTTCCAAATGTTATGCGCAGGGCAGGCCGACGGGAGAAGTTACTCGTCCTCTTCTGCCTAATATGCTTTTTATGTCAACTTGTCATGATCACTCAA GGAGGGATGTATGTGTTCCAGATGATGGACTACTATGCTTGTAACGGAGTCTGCATCCTCTTTATTGGTGTATTTGAAACACTGGCACTGGGACGATTATTTG GGGCAGATCGGTTGTATGGCATCATTAAGGACATGACTGGGGTGAAGGCCAACCCTTTTTTCAAAATCTGCTGGCTCTACCTCACACCGCTGGTCTCACTG ggcGCTTTTATATATTCTTTAGTTGAGTACCAGCCTCTGACATTTAATCGCTGGTACGTGTACCCAGACTGGGCATATGTGTTGGGATGGATGATGACTCTCTCATCCGTTGTGCTTGTGCCTGGATGTGCGCTGTTTAAGCTAATCACTGGGACTGGGACCCTCAGACAG